A single Opisthocomus hoazin isolate bOpiHoa1 chromosome 1, bOpiHoa1.hap1, whole genome shotgun sequence DNA region contains:
- the CCDC138 gene encoding coiled-coil domain-containing protein 138 isoform X1, which translates to MAGPRPGRGRSVERLQRRGPAGVCLSGLLHTKYKNGSSIVYKGDMDSSLENTTISLSKCSLESEFTESGRSSSDFLRSFKDWDRFDDAQDSFCDSSGLEIEEKTINCSETDAVQNTDIYVETGSTLLSHLAANTRENSDQNITNGLVRKIVSGTDAQACNIRGIIPAHISQIYDELFVIHQKLQRESSAQQEYALQLRKREHFLTEREALLFRHEAALAKIRGVEEEVHTKFGIIKEQHEAEVKQLTEALREITKENRRLKSSFDTLKEMNDSLRKQLSDVTELNKKLEGQARKVQARLENLQRKHEFLMVQKSKNICQVVQQSKPVKQEKVMVTSKNVKLPLNSQVYELVTSLMDWVSDQHLSEIKLQEEREDSHKLLVTQTSKKTCTQERCMKLLPIVAEQLRCMPLVNPKLHMPVIKFIYWSIRHLDSGIQHATMTSTMRRLGEDIFKGIVSKGNPHSSSEHSTESKSKSAAFFKSSCMPLRFLSTLIVLKTVTQVDYLAQAFDSLHTDLKTDEGKALFLEYQCVPVILSHLKVSSRGLLSSALDGLLQMTMESGSLQPFLEACSNESFFRTCSVLLRSSKLDILILEKLCVILQKLSRIKSNKKMFELFSLHQMIQELHRTTNPDHAFLRINLNSILLNLGLLRSNSLASSLSTSH; encoded by the exons GTTTGCCTTTCAGGACTATTACACACCAAATATAAGAATGGAAGCTCCATAGTATACAAAG GTGACATGGACAGTTCACTGGAAAATACAACTATTTCTTTATCCAAATGTTCTTTAGAGTCAGAATTTACTGAAAGCGGAAGATCTTCTAGTGATTTCCTACGAAGTTTTAAAGACTGGGATCG ttttgaTGATGCGCAAGATTCTTTTTGTGATTCGAGTGGTctagaaatagaagaaaagaCCATTAATTGCTCTGAAACTGATGCGGTTCAAAATACAGATATATATGTGGAAACAG GCAGCACCTTACTATCCCATTTGGCTGCAAATACACGAGAAAATAGTGACCAAAATATTACTAATGGTTTGGTAAGGAAGATTGTGAGTGGAACTGATGCTCAAGCGTGCAATATTCGAGGCATAATACCGGCTCACATCAGTCAAATTTATGATGAATTATTTGTCATACATCAGAAGCTCCAG AGAGAAAGTTCAGCACAGCAGGAGTATGCTCTGCAACTCCGGAAACGAGAGCACTTTCTAACAGAGCGAGAAGCGTTGCTTTTTAGACATGAAGCAGCTTTGGCTAAAATAAGAGGTGTGGAGGAAGAAGTTCACACAAAATTTGGAATTATAAAAGAG CAACATGAGGCAGAAGTTAAACAGCTGACGGAAGCTTTGAGGGAAATAACTAAAGAAAATAGAAGGCTGAAGTCGTCATTTGACACCTTGAAGGAAATGAATGACTCTTTAAGAAAACAG TTAAGTGATGTAACTGAGCTGAACAAGAAGTTAGAAGGCCAAGCAAGAAAAGTACAAGCTCGTTTAGAGAATCTACAA AGGAAGCATGAATTTTTAATGGTGCAGAAGTCTAAGAATATATGTCAAGTGGTGCAACAAAGTAAACCTGTCAAGCAGGAAAAAGTGATGGTAACATCAAAAAATGTTAAG CTACCACTGAATTCACAAGTTTATGAGCTCGTAACTTCTCTTATGGATTGGGTCTCAGACCAGCATCTTAGCGAAATAAAGCTacaagaagaaagggaagacagtcACAAACTTCTGGTTACCCAGACCTCCAAAAAAACCTGCACCCAGGAAAGGTGTATGAAG CTTTTGCCTATAGTTGCTGAGCAACTCCGGTGTATGCCATTGGTGAATCCTAAACTTCACATGCCTGTGATTAAATTTATTTACTGGTCTATAAGACATCTAGACAGTGGTATTCAG CATGCAACAATGACATCAACAATGAGGAGACTTGGCGAAGATATTTTCAAAGGCATAGTAAGCAAGGGAAACCCACATAGTTCTTCTGAACATTCTACAGAGAGTAAATCAAAGTCTGCAGCTTTCTTTAAGAGTTCCTGTATGCCTTTGAGGTTTCTGTCAACTTTAATTGTGCTTAAAACAGTGACACAAG TGGATTACCTGGCTCAGGCGTTTGATTCCCTTCACACAGACTTGAAGACAGATGAAGGGAAGGCCTTATTTTTGGAATACCAATGTGTGCCTGTCATATTGAGTCACTTAAAAGTATCCAGTAGAGGTCTGCTTTCCAGTGCTCTTGATGGATTACTTCAGATGACCATGGAATCTG gTTCCTTACAGCCTTTCCTGGAAGCCTGCAGTAATGAATCCTTCTTCCGTACTTGCTCTGTATTGCTTCGAAGTTCAAAGTTAGATATTCTGATTTTGGAAAAGCTCTGTGTTATACTGCAAAAACTCTCCAGAATAAA AAGCAATAAGAAGATGTTTGAATTGTTTTCTCTTCACCAAATGATCCAAGAACTGCATAGGACTACAAATCCAGATCATGCTTTCCTCCGTATAAACCTCAACTCAATTCTGTTGAATTTGGGATTGTTGAGGAGTAATTCTCTTGCCTCCAGTCTAAGCACAAGTCACTAG
- the CCDC138 gene encoding coiled-coil domain-containing protein 138 isoform X2 codes for MAGPRPGRGRSVERLQRRGPAGVCLSGLLHTKYKNGSSIVYKGDMDSSLENTTISLSKCSLESEFTESGRSSSDFLRSFKDWDRFDDAQDSFCDSSGLEIEEKTINCSETDAVQNTDIYVETGSTLLSHLAANTRENSDQNITNGLVRKIVSGTDAQACNIRGIIPAHISQIYDELFVIHQKLQRESSAQQEYALQLRKREHFLTEREALLFRHEAALAKIRGVEEEVHTKFGIIKEQHEAEVKQLTEALREITKENRRLKSSFDTLKEMNDSLRKQLSDVTELNKKLEGQARKVQARLENLQRKHEFLMVQKSKNICQVVQQSKPVKQEKVMVTSKNVKLPLNSQVYELVTSLMDWVSDQHLSEIKLQEEREDSHKLLVTQTSKKTCTQERCMKLLPIVAEQLRCMPLVNPKLHMPVIKFIYWSIRHLDSGIQHATMTSTMRRLGEDIFKGIVSKGNPHSSSEHSTESKSKSAAFFKSSCMPLRFLSTLIVLKTVTQDLKTDEGKALFLEYQCVPVILSHLKVSSRGLLSSALDGLLQMTMESGSLQPFLEACSNESFFRTCSVLLRSSKLDILILEKLCVILQKLSRIKSNKKMFELFSLHQMIQELHRTTNPDHAFLRINLNSILLNLGLLRSNSLASSLSTSH; via the exons GTTTGCCTTTCAGGACTATTACACACCAAATATAAGAATGGAAGCTCCATAGTATACAAAG GTGACATGGACAGTTCACTGGAAAATACAACTATTTCTTTATCCAAATGTTCTTTAGAGTCAGAATTTACTGAAAGCGGAAGATCTTCTAGTGATTTCCTACGAAGTTTTAAAGACTGGGATCG ttttgaTGATGCGCAAGATTCTTTTTGTGATTCGAGTGGTctagaaatagaagaaaagaCCATTAATTGCTCTGAAACTGATGCGGTTCAAAATACAGATATATATGTGGAAACAG GCAGCACCTTACTATCCCATTTGGCTGCAAATACACGAGAAAATAGTGACCAAAATATTACTAATGGTTTGGTAAGGAAGATTGTGAGTGGAACTGATGCTCAAGCGTGCAATATTCGAGGCATAATACCGGCTCACATCAGTCAAATTTATGATGAATTATTTGTCATACATCAGAAGCTCCAG AGAGAAAGTTCAGCACAGCAGGAGTATGCTCTGCAACTCCGGAAACGAGAGCACTTTCTAACAGAGCGAGAAGCGTTGCTTTTTAGACATGAAGCAGCTTTGGCTAAAATAAGAGGTGTGGAGGAAGAAGTTCACACAAAATTTGGAATTATAAAAGAG CAACATGAGGCAGAAGTTAAACAGCTGACGGAAGCTTTGAGGGAAATAACTAAAGAAAATAGAAGGCTGAAGTCGTCATTTGACACCTTGAAGGAAATGAATGACTCTTTAAGAAAACAG TTAAGTGATGTAACTGAGCTGAACAAGAAGTTAGAAGGCCAAGCAAGAAAAGTACAAGCTCGTTTAGAGAATCTACAA AGGAAGCATGAATTTTTAATGGTGCAGAAGTCTAAGAATATATGTCAAGTGGTGCAACAAAGTAAACCTGTCAAGCAGGAAAAAGTGATGGTAACATCAAAAAATGTTAAG CTACCACTGAATTCACAAGTTTATGAGCTCGTAACTTCTCTTATGGATTGGGTCTCAGACCAGCATCTTAGCGAAATAAAGCTacaagaagaaagggaagacagtcACAAACTTCTGGTTACCCAGACCTCCAAAAAAACCTGCACCCAGGAAAGGTGTATGAAG CTTTTGCCTATAGTTGCTGAGCAACTCCGGTGTATGCCATTGGTGAATCCTAAACTTCACATGCCTGTGATTAAATTTATTTACTGGTCTATAAGACATCTAGACAGTGGTATTCAG CATGCAACAATGACATCAACAATGAGGAGACTTGGCGAAGATATTTTCAAAGGCATAGTAAGCAAGGGAAACCCACATAGTTCTTCTGAACATTCTACAGAGAGTAAATCAAAGTCTGCAGCTTTCTTTAAGAGTTCCTGTATGCCTTTGAGGTTTCTGTCAACTTTAATTGTGCTTAAAACAGTGACACAAG ACTTGAAGACAGATGAAGGGAAGGCCTTATTTTTGGAATACCAATGTGTGCCTGTCATATTGAGTCACTTAAAAGTATCCAGTAGAGGTCTGCTTTCCAGTGCTCTTGATGGATTACTTCAGATGACCATGGAATCTG gTTCCTTACAGCCTTTCCTGGAAGCCTGCAGTAATGAATCCTTCTTCCGTACTTGCTCTGTATTGCTTCGAAGTTCAAAGTTAGATATTCTGATTTTGGAAAAGCTCTGTGTTATACTGCAAAAACTCTCCAGAATAAA AAGCAATAAGAAGATGTTTGAATTGTTTTCTCTTCACCAAATGATCCAAGAACTGCATAGGACTACAAATCCAGATCATGCTTTCCTCCGTATAAACCTCAACTCAATTCTGTTGAATTTGGGATTGTTGAGGAGTAATTCTCTTGCCTCCAGTCTAAGCACAAGTCACTAG
- the CCDC138 gene encoding coiled-coil domain-containing protein 138 isoform X3 has translation MDSSLENTTISLSKCSLESEFTESGRSSSDFLRSFKDWDRFDDAQDSFCDSSGLEIEEKTINCSETDAVQNTDIYVETGSTLLSHLAANTRENSDQNITNGLVRKIVSGTDAQACNIRGIIPAHISQIYDELFVIHQKLQRESSAQQEYALQLRKREHFLTEREALLFRHEAALAKIRGVEEEVHTKFGIIKEQHEAEVKQLTEALREITKENRRLKSSFDTLKEMNDSLRKQLSDVTELNKKLEGQARKVQARLENLQRKHEFLMVQKSKNICQVVQQSKPVKQEKVMVTSKNVKLPLNSQVYELVTSLMDWVSDQHLSEIKLQEEREDSHKLLVTQTSKKTCTQERCMKLLPIVAEQLRCMPLVNPKLHMPVIKFIYWSIRHLDSGIQHATMTSTMRRLGEDIFKGIVSKGNPHSSSEHSTESKSKSAAFFKSSCMPLRFLSTLIVLKTVTQVDYLAQAFDSLHTDLKTDEGKALFLEYQCVPVILSHLKVSSRGLLSSALDGLLQMTMESGSLQPFLEACSNESFFRTCSVLLRSSKLDILILEKLCVILQKLSRIKSNKKMFELFSLHQMIQELHRTTNPDHAFLRINLNSILLNLGLLRSNSLASSLSTSH, from the exons ATGGACAGTTCACTGGAAAATACAACTATTTCTTTATCCAAATGTTCTTTAGAGTCAGAATTTACTGAAAGCGGAAGATCTTCTAGTGATTTCCTACGAAGTTTTAAAGACTGGGATCG ttttgaTGATGCGCAAGATTCTTTTTGTGATTCGAGTGGTctagaaatagaagaaaagaCCATTAATTGCTCTGAAACTGATGCGGTTCAAAATACAGATATATATGTGGAAACAG GCAGCACCTTACTATCCCATTTGGCTGCAAATACACGAGAAAATAGTGACCAAAATATTACTAATGGTTTGGTAAGGAAGATTGTGAGTGGAACTGATGCTCAAGCGTGCAATATTCGAGGCATAATACCGGCTCACATCAGTCAAATTTATGATGAATTATTTGTCATACATCAGAAGCTCCAG AGAGAAAGTTCAGCACAGCAGGAGTATGCTCTGCAACTCCGGAAACGAGAGCACTTTCTAACAGAGCGAGAAGCGTTGCTTTTTAGACATGAAGCAGCTTTGGCTAAAATAAGAGGTGTGGAGGAAGAAGTTCACACAAAATTTGGAATTATAAAAGAG CAACATGAGGCAGAAGTTAAACAGCTGACGGAAGCTTTGAGGGAAATAACTAAAGAAAATAGAAGGCTGAAGTCGTCATTTGACACCTTGAAGGAAATGAATGACTCTTTAAGAAAACAG TTAAGTGATGTAACTGAGCTGAACAAGAAGTTAGAAGGCCAAGCAAGAAAAGTACAAGCTCGTTTAGAGAATCTACAA AGGAAGCATGAATTTTTAATGGTGCAGAAGTCTAAGAATATATGTCAAGTGGTGCAACAAAGTAAACCTGTCAAGCAGGAAAAAGTGATGGTAACATCAAAAAATGTTAAG CTACCACTGAATTCACAAGTTTATGAGCTCGTAACTTCTCTTATGGATTGGGTCTCAGACCAGCATCTTAGCGAAATAAAGCTacaagaagaaagggaagacagtcACAAACTTCTGGTTACCCAGACCTCCAAAAAAACCTGCACCCAGGAAAGGTGTATGAAG CTTTTGCCTATAGTTGCTGAGCAACTCCGGTGTATGCCATTGGTGAATCCTAAACTTCACATGCCTGTGATTAAATTTATTTACTGGTCTATAAGACATCTAGACAGTGGTATTCAG CATGCAACAATGACATCAACAATGAGGAGACTTGGCGAAGATATTTTCAAAGGCATAGTAAGCAAGGGAAACCCACATAGTTCTTCTGAACATTCTACAGAGAGTAAATCAAAGTCTGCAGCTTTCTTTAAGAGTTCCTGTATGCCTTTGAGGTTTCTGTCAACTTTAATTGTGCTTAAAACAGTGACACAAG TGGATTACCTGGCTCAGGCGTTTGATTCCCTTCACACAGACTTGAAGACAGATGAAGGGAAGGCCTTATTTTTGGAATACCAATGTGTGCCTGTCATATTGAGTCACTTAAAAGTATCCAGTAGAGGTCTGCTTTCCAGTGCTCTTGATGGATTACTTCAGATGACCATGGAATCTG gTTCCTTACAGCCTTTCCTGGAAGCCTGCAGTAATGAATCCTTCTTCCGTACTTGCTCTGTATTGCTTCGAAGTTCAAAGTTAGATATTCTGATTTTGGAAAAGCTCTGTGTTATACTGCAAAAACTCTCCAGAATAAA AAGCAATAAGAAGATGTTTGAATTGTTTTCTCTTCACCAAATGATCCAAGAACTGCATAGGACTACAAATCCAGATCATGCTTTCCTCCGTATAAACCTCAACTCAATTCTGTTGAATTTGGGATTGTTGAGGAGTAATTCTCTTGCCTCCAGTCTAAGCACAAGTCACTAG